The Lolium perenne isolate Kyuss_39 chromosome 6, Kyuss_2.0, whole genome shotgun sequence genome segment GAACCAAAGATGACCAATTGGGAGCACCTGACCCTGAGGTTTCACATTCTGCTGGTTCTTCAGATGTACCTGCTCATACAGCTGAGTCCTTGGTAAGGAGCGCTTCACTCAGTTCTAGAACACATAGGCAGAAGGATAAGGAATTGAATTTACACAGACCTGGATATCCTTGCTCTTCGTCATTTACTAATCAGCCTACTATACCTAGAATTCCTACCATTGGCGTGCAGCCACCGAATGGTCTTAGTTGTGATGAACAGAGACATCGACCACGTGGTCTTAAAAACCTTGGTTGCAGTTCAGTCTCTGATGTTTTGCCATCAGGATGTTCATCTGATTCAGTTTATAGCAGGAGGTTTGATGCTGTTAGAAAAAGAGTTTCTGATGGGGAAAGCTCTTCAAGATCAAGGGTCATAAGTGGACCCTCCAGTTTAGGTCGTTCACATACATTATTTCCTAGCATTAGCGGTCCTAGAATCAGAAGTACTGATCAATCAGCTCCTCAACAAACATTAGGTAGCCTCAGCAGAAATATTCAGGATTCAGCAGTATCAGTAAGGACAAGACGAACTTCTCGGGACAGTAGGTTCAGGATATCTGAGGAAAGACAGGATGGCATGCTTTCTCTTCATGAGTCTACCGTGGGGAATCAACAGTCCATGGGGGTACATTTTTCagtggaagaggtttcttcagaaAGCTCAATAAGACCATTAGCTGTGGaactacctcatgcaatttattcAGCTGGTCGTCGGGGTTCAAGTACTCGTACTACAAGGGGAACATCGAGCTCTCATTTTGAGGAAACTCACCCACAAACATCTCGTGGTCTTTTGCGAGAGAGACGTGGTCACAGACGCATAAACATGGAAGGCATTGCAGAGGTTTTTTTCCAAACCAGTTTTTTACATTGGTTCCAGTTGCTCTGTTCTTTTAGATAGGTTATATGTAGGATTAAATCCATCATGAGGATAATTATTTTGCCAATGACATGCCCTATGGCTATGGAGGGTGTTCTAAGTGTTTCTTTGGTCTATACTTTTATGTAGGTATTACTAGCCCTGGACAGGATTGAACAAGAAGCTGAGCTGACTTATGAGGTTAGTTTGCCATCATTTTCGTAAATTTCTTGGGACTGCTTTTTCACTGAAAATGAAACATGTTTAGCAGCAATTGCGGGTATTGGAGACAAATCTGTTACTTGGTGCTTTCGCCTCCCAAGATCAGCATAGAGAGATGCGGATGGATATTGACAACATGTCCTATGAGGTATTCTTTTTGTCATATATAATTCATACTGAAGGGGTTCATACAGAAGTGGTTTTCTTTGCGAAAATCTTTCTCCATCTGTGATTTTCATAAATTTGATACTTGATGGAACAGCTTCTGGTATACAGTATACTCGTTCAAGAGtaatttctttttccttttttctgaaCAGGAATTATTAGAATTGGAAGAAAGAATAGGCTCAGTAAGTACTGCACTTTCTGAAGAACAGTTTGCCAAATGCATCAGAAGGCGTTTATATAGACCAGCCGCCACAGAAGTAAAAACATCGATCATAGATGACAACAAGTGCAGCATATGCCAGGTAAATATCTACCAATTGGATTCTATTATTCCTATGGGCTGCTTGGATTGGATGTAAAATTAGTGTGGCCAGCGGCGTTTAGTACAAAAGGAACTAACTGCCAGTGGACACGCTAATTTTACAACCATTCCAAGCAGGGCTGTTACAGAGTATAGAATAAAATAAAAACCATTTGGTATTGAATATTTTTTTGCTCTACATCATCCTTGATTTCTTGGCTACCAAGTGGATATGTTGACTTTCTGTGTTCAATTTTCCGATTAATCTTCTTGACATTGACCAAGAGAACACTTCTTCACAGTAAAAAAGAAGAGAACACTTCTAGAATTGCCATGATCATCCTTTTTTTTTTAaattgccatgatcccactatcctattttttttttgtgttgagTACATATCCAAGTGTCCCATCATGAAAATGACCAGTTACTTCATTAGTTGCTTGGTACTTGTCAATGTTTTTTAACACCGTTCGCACTTAAGTTCGCAACGTCCCTACTTGATCCATACTAATGATTCCTCCGCACCTATATATTGAAAGAGAAGTGCTACTACAATCTACCTTTTGTCAAAAACACTACCTAGTATACTCGAAATGCTATCATCTGAAGCTTCTTCTAACAGCGCCAATTATCCACTTGGTGCTCCTGGGAGAAAAGGGCGCAAAATAGCGCCTAACAGGGGTTACCTAACTGCTTTATATGTAGAAGGTGGAGGGCCCGTTGATCCTTATTCAAATGAATATGGTTTTCTGTTGCTATTCCAGGAGGAGTTCGTGAAGGGCGAGGAGGTTGGCAGGCTGCGGTGTGAGCACCAGTACCATGTGTGCTGCATTCGCCAGTGGCTCCTGCAGAAGAACTGGTGCCCAATATGCAAGGCTTCAGCGTTGCGCTCTCTCAACTGAACCTAACCTAGGAGGTTCAGACTTGTAAATTACTATGACGTATCTGGACTAGTCTTGGCTTGTGAACCTGGCTCAGCTCACCTCCAGTTTGTAAATACGATTGTGCCCTGAAAACTCCCCAGTTTGTGAATACCAGATCCACTGCTCCTGGAATGTTCTTGAAGCACCATATATATGTGGAGATCTCGCAGAAAATTTCGAAACAATATGACATCATCCACATTAAATACGTAGTACATATAATGCCACAAAATTATTTACAATGAGAGAAATGTTAGAACTTTTAAAAAAAATCCGGTGGCTAACTGATTTTCTGTAGTACGCAACTTCTTCTCTTGGACTAGCGTACAGCGCATCTCTTATCTGGCATATTTCGCCGATCAAGTGCCAGTTTGAACTTTCCGCAAAAAAAGGTGAGCGTCAGGTCGACCAGGCATGGACCGCTTACGCAGTGATATTCTTGTTTCGGCATTTTGGTTGCTGACTGTCATTGCTTACTCGAGAGGTTAGCATCGAAGACGAACTCCAAAAAGTGGAGTTAGCATCGTTCAACATGTCATATCCGTGGCCTTGGATAGCCCAACCATGCAAGGCGCATGTACACGCATCTTTTGCAACTGAAAACCGATTGCGCACTCTATCGCAAAAGTGCAATTTGTGTACTTTATGAATATGGAAGTAAATAAACTGCGACCCTTATTttaaaacagaggaaatatatcaTTAGCTATAACAGGTAGTAATTAGTACTTTTATCAGAAAAATATTGTGAAATTAATATATATAAGCGAGTGCCACCAAAAAGATGCATATGTACAATATATGTTTTCTATACAGTTATTAATGTTCTTCTGAACAATCTTGTTATTTTTTCAGTAGACAAATGTTCATATATCTTAAATACTGGTGCTGCCTATGTGTGAATGGAATGCCTCAGATGTTGAGTTGGTGAGACGCCCATttacaaatttgcacttttctcttcgctgtttttgtttggcattttTAGCAGGTAGCACCCTTTTATCCCCTTTTGAGTTTGGATCAATCAAATGTTGTTGGAGTGTCAACCTACAAACATTGCATTCAGATCCACCACTTCACTCGTGgcaaaaataaataaatcaccAGTTAACTAACTGAAAGAAAATTCTAGAAAGCAGATGATCTGGACGCATGTAGTGAATGCATGTCTGTAATTCAGTGTAGCACATCAGCGTAGGTTAAGTTAGGTACTACTGTCCAATCCACAGGATGTAACTTTCCCTCCAAACCAACAAAAGGTCTTTTTAAAATACGATATAAACTTGTGGTTGGAGTACAAGCATAAAAACACGTGTCACTGCGATCtatcttgcaggtaagatcatttaTAGGAGAAGATCTGAAAATTTTGTACTAGAAAGTTTCTTTTGTTTTGGAAATATGCCAACTCAATTCAGCGATTTCGGTCTTAACGCTCTTGGGGGCATCGTCGTGGAGCTCAGGTAACCTTTTGGCGTGTCTCATTGTCATCGACGGACAAATTCTCGAAGCCCTTAGATGTTGGTGTGGGGCGTTCTTCTATCTTTTACACGTGATTATTTACACTTCAACTTGTCCTTGTTGTTTGTCGGTAGGATTGGCGCTCCTCGACCCAGAGTAAGAGGACAGACGGTCATCTCCGTCGACATCTTGGTGGGTGCGGTGCGACGATGTCCGATGGTTTTACAATGAGGTGTAGTGTCACCCTAGTTGCTAGTCTCGGGTGCTTTCTGTGGGGTGTACTCCCATTTTTCATCTTTGTTTTTTATCTTCGAGATGCTTTATAGGAGGGTTCCCTCGTCACTTTGTGTGGgcgaattttttttttgagagaaacaTTATTGATAATCGAAGCAAATCATTACAGAGAGTTTTCATGATGCATTCCAGAGTAAAGTTTCTAAACACCGAAGAAATAAACTGCTCAGCCGAGCGAGCGAGGATGGGAGCCGATTCATTACAATGACGAGGAACATGACTAACCGAAAACGAAGAAAATCCAGTCCGAAGACACCTGACCTCCTGGATAACCACGCCAACGATGCTTCGATCCAGCTGTGGTGACTGCCACAGTTGGACCACTGAGAGGTAGTCTGAGACTACCAAGATCTTGTCGAAACCTTCTGCACCAGCAAGGGAAACCATGCGACTAAGAGCCAGCGCCTCACCAGTGTCGGTGTGATTTTATTTATAAAACGGGGAGAAAGACTGTTTTAAGGAGATGCCAACTCAATCCAGTAGTTTTGGTCTTGTCAACGGTGACCTTACATCACCACCCTCGTGGGGGCGCTATCGTGCAGCCCACTTTTACCTTTTGGCGCGTCTCATTGTCTCAAGTGTTTCCGCTGTTTTCGAAACGATGATTGAGAAAACACCATTGTTGTATTTTGACATCTTTC includes the following:
- the LOC127308340 gene encoding uncharacterized protein isoform X2 produces the protein MEEYLSRRSKTAIGYLRRGSSISSRERTSQETTCQNTDGQGSPARVNPVKTSLADNQERPRYLHGSYNSASSTAISRRFSKVPLRKFGEEKRRQSLLEGIDIAQTSRRKAEANHVEGSKKIVAEKQSLGAPRTGTKDDQLGAPDPEVSHSAGSSDVPAHTAESLVRSASLSSRTHRQKDKELNLHRPGYPCSSSFTNQPTIPRIPTIGVQPPNGLSCDEQRHRPRGLKNLGCSSVSDVLPSGCSSDSVYSRRFDAVRKRVSDGESSSRSRVISGPSSLGRSHTLFPSISGPRIRSTDQSAPQQTLGSLSRNIQDSAVSVRTRRTSRDSRFRISEERQDGMLSLHESTVGNQQSMGVHFSVEEVSSESSIRPLAVELPHAIYSAGRRGSSTRTTRGTSSSHFEETHPQTSRGLLRERRGHRRINMEGIAEVLLALDRIEQEAELTYEQLRVLETNLLLGAFASQDQHREMRMDIDNMSYEELLELEERIGSVSTALSEEQFAKCIRRRLYRPAATEVKTSIIDDNKCSICQEEFVKGEEVGRLRCEHQYHVCCIRQWLLQKNWCPICKASALRSLN
- the LOC127308340 gene encoding uncharacterized protein isoform X1, producing MEEYLSRRSKTAIGYLRRGSSISSRERTSQETTCQNTDGQGSPARVNPVKTSLADNQERPRYLHGSYNSASSTAISRRFSKVPLRKFGEEKRRQSLLEGIDIAQTSRRKAEANHVEGSKKIVAEKQSLGAPRTGTKDDQLGAPDPEVSHSAGSSDVPAHTAESLVRSASLSSRTHRQKDKELNLHRPGYPCSSSFTNQPTIPRIPTIGVQPPNGLSCDEQRHRPRGLKNLGCSSVSDVLPSGCSSDSVYSRRFDAVRKRVSDGESSSRSRVISGPSSLGRSHTLFPSISGPRIRSTDQSAPQQTLGSLSRNIQDSAVSVRTRRTSRDSRFRISEERQDGMLSLHESTVGNQQSMGVHFSVEEVSSESSIRPLAVELPHAIYSAGRRGSSTRTTRGTSSSHFEETHPQTSRGLLRERRGHRRINMEGIAEVLLALDRIEQEAELTYEQQLRVLETNLLLGAFASQDQHREMRMDIDNMSYEELLELEERIGSVSTALSEEQFAKCIRRRLYRPAATEVKTSIIDDNKCSICQEEFVKGEEVGRLRCEHQYHVCCIRQWLLQKNWCPICKASALRSLN